The genomic DNA AAAGCACATAGAACATACttagttttattaattattttggatGACTTGCATAAAAGTGGAAaagatataaatgaaaaatatgatttaaaataaaagaatttttttggaatatgaattaataaaattcaaaattagaatctagaaaaagtaaaattttctgGTAATATCTAAAAGATATCGAGTTAGaaataaactaaaatttaAGAGGGTAAAACATGTCTGCAGCACCCAGTCTCTGTATAGGGACATGCAAAGGGTGGGATACATCTCTCTGTGGGGTAGTCTCTGCCCTCTGGGAGGGTAGGGAAGTCCATTGTAATTTGATCGAGAACGGGTTCAATTCTGATGTCATTGTGCAGAGCGCTCTGAACCGCCATGTATGCCCAGGGTGGTGAGGTTTCCTGTTCTGAGAGTGTTTTCAATGTAATGGATGTAAGGAGACTGCTCTGATCGCAGGTTATGTCCAAAACGGGTTACTGGCAAGCGGTTTGGCTGTTGTGCTTGAGATGTTTGGTCCAGCCGAATGCAATTACTTTGGTTAGCATCCTCCCTTCTCGTGCCAGTCTGGAGCTTCTGAGCTTGGAAAGCTGATTCACGGCCATGGTGTCAAAGTTGGGCTAGCTTCTGATAACCCACTCGTTAATGCTCTACTGTTGTATGCAAGGGGTGGAATGATTGATATAGCTCGGTCTCTGTTTGACGGTCTAGAGGAATGCAACCTTGTACATGGAATGTGATGATTGCAGCTTATGAGCAGAGCAATGACCCTGAAAATGCGAGCAAGCTCTATTGCAAGATGCAGGATGAGAATGTGCAGTATGATTATAACATTGGTTGATGTTATTTCAACTTCAGCTAATCTTGGGCCGCTTGGACTGGGAGATGGTTACATGAGCTCGCAGTTCAGAAGGGCTGGGAGGGTAATGTCTCGATCACAAATGCACTCAGTGATATGTATGCGAGGAGCGGGGACACAGATTTGGAAAGAAATGTGTTTGACAGGTCGGTTCAGAAGAGTGTCGTGTCGTctcttcaacttcaatg from Punica granatum isolate Tunisia-2019 chromosome 2, ASM765513v2, whole genome shotgun sequence includes the following:
- the LOC116193712 gene encoding pentatricopeptide repeat-containing protein At2g33760-like produces the protein MSAAPSLCIGTCKGWDTSLCGVVSALWEGREVHCNLIENGFNSDVIVQSALNRHETALIAGYVQNGLLASGLAVVLEMFGPAECNYFANLGPLGLGDGYMSSQFRRAGRVGSEECRVVSSTSMVGACASSGLGPAALDLFSRMKEEGVSLNSSIFTAILTACRHAGLVEEGRKHFESMMKDYSIITDVE